The window TCCTGGCCCTCACCTACCTGACGGTCGCGGCGCAGGTGGCCTTTCCGTTCACTCTCGGCAGCCGCAAGGTGAAGAACGTACTGCTGGCGGTGATGATCGCGGAGCATCTGGGGATTGCGGTGCTCCTCGGCATCCCCTTCCTGTCTCTCATCATGGTCGTGTGCGACGCGGTGTTCCTGCCGACGGCCCTGCTGATGAGGGCGGGCACATGGTGCAGGCGCCTCCCCCTCGGTCGGTCCCGCCGCGCATCGGCTGCCGCCGCCACGCCGCCGCAACAATTGGCCACCCCCGAGCCCGCGCGGAGCGTCTGAGGGCACGAGCAGCAACGTCGGCGCTGCGAGTATCGTCCCGCGGTGCTCCTGTCGGTCTGTGACCCACGTCACATCCCATTCCTGTCAGCAATCGGGGCGCTGTCCCGCTCAAGTCACCGAGAGCAAGCGAACCGACAGGAGCGAAGACATGAAGCACCGCATCGTCGTCCTCGGCGCCGGCTATGCCGGGGCCTACGTGGCCGGGAACCTGGCCCGTCGGCTGTCTCCGCAGGACACCGAGATCACCGTGGTCAATGCCGAGCCGGACTTCGTCCAGCGCATGCGGCTGCACCAGTTGGCGGCCGGCCGGGAGATCGAGGCTCCGAAGCTCGTCGACGTCTTCGCGGGCACGGGGATACGGCTGCGGCTGGCCCGTGTCACCGCCGTCGACCCCGAGCGTCAGGTCGTCGCCGTGGCCGACGGCGACGGCGGCGGCGAGTTCGGCTACGACACCCTGCTCTACGCGCTCGGCAGCCAGGGCGACGATCACGGCGTCCCCGGCGTGGCCGAGCACGCGTTCGACGTCGCCGCCCGGCCCTCGGCGCGGCGCCTGCGCGAGCGCCTGGACCAGTTGGGCGGGCGGGGTGAAAGCGCGAACGTGGTGATCGTCGGCGACGGGCTGACCGGTATCGAGACCGCCACCGAGATCGCCGAGGCCCGGCCCGGCCTGTCGGTGGCGCTGATCGCCCGCGGCGAGCTGGGCACCCGGCTCTCCGCCGGTGCCCGCGACCACCTGCGCCGGGCCTGCGACCGGCTGGGCATCACTGTCCTGGAGAACACCGAGGTCGAAGCCGTCGAAGCGGCGCGGGTGCTGTGCGCCGACGGCACCGCCCTGGCGGCCGACGCGACCGTGTGGACCGCCGGGTTCATGGTCAGCCCCCTCGCCGCCGCCGGCGGTCTTGAGGTCACCGAGAACGGTCGGATCATCGTCGATCGCACCATGCGGTCGGTCTCGCACCCGAACGTCTACGCCGTCGGTGACAGCGTCTACGCCATCGGTGACAACGGTCGGCCGCTGCCGATGTCCTGCGGTTCGGCCGGCTACACCGGACGGCAGGCCGTCGAGGCGATCGTGGGACACCTGACCGGCCGCGAGATCGCGAACACCAAGCTGGTCTACGAGGGCAACCACATCAGCCTCGGGCAGCGGGACGGGATCCTGCAGATGGTCGACCACGAAGGGCGGGCGAAGCCGAAGTACATGGGCGGCCGGAAGGCGCTGCGGATCAAGGCGGTCGTCCTCAGGGGGTCGCTGTGGGCGACCTCGCACCCGACCTTCGGCCTGCCCAAGCGCAAGCGCCGCCTGGCCGCCGCCCCGTCGGACGCCGCCACCCCGTCAAACGCCTCCGCCGAGAAGCGCGTTGCCGCCTAGGGTGATCCGCGTGGACACCGCAACTGATCGCTTCGACACCAGCCGGTTCGAGGCCAGCCGTAACCGGCTGGCCTCGCTGGCCTACCGCCTGCTGGGCACCGCCACCGACGCCGAGGACGCCGTGCAGGACGCGTTCCTGCACTGGCAGGCCGCCGACCGGCAGCTGATCAAGGTGCCGGAGGCATGGCTGACCAAGGTCGTCACCAACCTGTGCCTGGACCGCCTGCGCTCGGCGCAGGTCCGCCGCGAACGCACCGCCGGCGCCTGGCTGCCCGAACCCCTCCTCGACGGCGACCCGATGCTCGGCCCGGCCGACACCTTCGAGCAGCGCGAATCGGTCTCCCTGGCCGTGCTGACCGTCATGGAGCGCCTGTCTCCCGTCGAGCGAGCTGTCTACGTCCTGCGCGAGGCGTTCTCCTACGGCCACGCCGAGATCGCCGAGATCCTCGACATCACCGAGTCCGCGAGCCAGCAGCACCTGCACCGGGCCCGGCGCCGTATCACCGCCGCGCGCCGCGGCGGCGGCGAGGTCGACGCGGCATCCGCCCGCAGGATCGTCGAGGAGTTCCTCGCCGCCGCCTCCTCGGGCCGCACCGAGCGGCTGGTGGCGCTGCTCACGGACGACGCGATCGCCGTCTCCGACGGCGCCGGCGGCACGGCCGAGAAGCTGCTGCGGTTCGACACTCCGCAGCGCATCGCCGCCGTCGTACGGGCCGGCCTCAAACCCACGGCCGCGAAGCGGCGACTGGCCGGCGGCACGCCCGCCATCCACTACGCGGTCGTCAACGGTGCGCCAGCCATTCTCTTCGTGATCGGTGACCGGGTCATCGGTTCCGCGATGTTCGACATCGCCGACGGCAGGATCGCGACCGTGCACGGCATCGCCGCCCCGGCCCGCCTCGCCCGCCTCACCGAGGCCTGGCGGCGGCACGAACCGGACACGCCGCTCATCGCCGAGTGGTGACCTGCTGTCACCGGCTGGCCGCGAGCGCCGCGAGGACGGCGTGGGTGAGGCGGGTGACGTAGGCGTCGTCGGTGGGGCCGCCCACCGCGAGCATCCTGAAGTAGAGCGGGGCGCCGAAGAGGTCGACGGCGAGAGCCATGTCGATGTCGGCGGGAAGTTCGCCGCGGTCCACCGCCTGGCGCACCAGCGTCGCCACCGCCGCGCGCCGGGGGGCGAGGACCGCCTCGTGGAGCGCGTCGCGCAGGGACGGGTTGCGGGCCGACTCGGCCACCAGATCGGGGATGATCCGGCCGACGAGCGGGTGGTGGAGGTCGGCCATGGTGTCCCGGACGAAGCGTTCGACGTCGTCGTGGAGTGAACCGGAGCCGGCCGTCTCGGGAAGGTGTGCGGCGGCGGCCTCGGAGACCAGCTCGACCACCATCGCCTCCTTGGCGGGCCAGCGGCGGTAGAGGGCCGCTTTGCCGACGCGGGCCCGGCGGGTGACGGCCTCCATCGACATCCGGGCGTACCCGGTCTCGGCCAGTTCCTCGAACACGGCCCGTCTGATCGTCTCGGTCACGGACTCCCGCAGTACCGCCGAGCCCGTGGGCCCGCGGTCGAACGCGCTCCGGCTGGTCGACTCCACTGCGGGAGATTAACACCGGACGGAACGGTTGCGTTCCGTCCGGGCCAGGAGTACGGTCCCGCCGTGACGGAACGGCCCTGTTCCGTTCCGTAGGAGGAAAGGGGGCCCGATGAGGTTCCTCTTCGACGACACGGCGTTCTCCTTCCAGGCGCTGCGCACGGCCGGGCATGCCGCTCATGGGGGCGCGGATCTGGGTGAGGTCCTGGCTACCTGTCAGCACATCCCCGACAGTGACGAGGAAGCCTGGTGCAGCGCGTGGACCGCAGTCGCCGAACGCCTGCACCGCATCGGTGACGAGGCGCTGGGCGCCGGCCACCGGGTCAGCGCCCGCGAGGCCTATCTGCGGGCCTCGAACTACTACCGGACCGCGGACTTCTTCCGCGTCGAGGACCGCGAGTCCGACGCCGAGTCGGACCGCCTCGCCGGCAACTCGCGGCAGACGTTCGCCCGGGCGGCAGAGCTGTTCGACACGCCCGTGCTGCCCTTGGAGATCCCTTACGAGGACACCACCCTGCCGGGGTATCTGTTCCTCGCGGACGGCACGGGCAGCCCGCAGCCCACCGTCATCCACCACGGCGGCTACGACTCGACCCTGGAAGAGCTCTACTTCATGGTGGGCGGCGGGGCGCTGCGCCGCGGTTACCACGTGCTCGCCTTCGAAGGACCCGGCCAGCAGTCCGTCCGGCGGGAGCAGGGACTGGTCTTCCGCCCGGACTGGGAACACGTGGTCGCGCCCGTGGTGGACCACGCCTTGTCCCGTCCGGATGTGGACCCTGACAAGCTGGTGCTCTTCGGCACCAGCTTCGGCGGACTGCTGGCCGCCCGGGCCGCCGCCTTCGAGGACCGGATCGCCGCCTGCGTCCTGCACAACGGCATCTACGACTTCTGCGAACTCCCGCTGCGGGCCATTCCGCCCTTCCTCGGCGAGTGGGTGACGGACGGCCGGGACGACGTGGCCGGCCCCGCCCTCGCCGTCACCATGGCCCAGAGCACACGGGTGCGCTGGTTCCTGCGGCACGCCATGTGGGTCTTCGGCGCCAAGACACCGGCGGAGGCGCTGCGCGCCTGCGCCCCGTACAACCTCGACCACGTCGCCGAGCACATCACCTGCGCCACGCTCGTCCTCGACGCCGAGAACGACGTGATCTGCTGCGGTGAGGCCCAGCGGGTGCACGACGCGCTGCGCTGCGCGAAGGACCTGATGGTGTTCACCGCCGCCGAAGGGGCCGGCGAACACTGCCAGGAAGGCGCGGCGCTCCGCTTCCATCAGCGGGTCTTCGACTGGCTCGACGAACGGCTGGGCCGCATATGACCCTGGAGGCCGAAAGCCGGCCGGCCGAGGCGGACGGTACCCGGCGCCGGGCCCGCACCGTCCTGGCCGTGCTGGCGCTCTTCATCGTGATCAACGCCGCCGACAAGGCCGTACTCGGACTGACCGCGGGCCCCATCAAGGACGAACTCGACCTGACGGCCACCGAGTTCGGGACCATCGCCAGCGGCTTCTATCTGCTGTTCAGCCTCTCCGCCGTCTCGGTCGGCTTTCTCGGCGACCGCATCCGCCCCCGGCCCCTGCTCGCCGTGCTCGCCCTGGTCTGGGCGGCGGCGCAACTGCCGATCCTCCTCCCCGCCGCCGGATTCGGCGCGCTCGTCGCGACCCGGGTGATGCTGGGCGCGGGTGAGGGGCCGGGCTATCCGCTGGCCAACTACACCGCCTTCACCTGGTACCCGGAGAAGCGGCGCGCGCTGCCCTCGGCCGTCGTGGTCGCGGGCGGCGCGGGCGGCAGCGTCCTGGCCGCCCCGCTGGTCATCCTGGTCAGTGAAACCCTCGGCTGGCGGGCCGCGTTCGGCCTGCTCGGAGCGGCGGGCTTACTGTGGACGGTGCTGTGGCTGCGGCTCGGCGGGGGTGGGCCGTACACCGCCCGGCTGGGGCCCGGGGACGAACCGTCAGCGGTGAACGACGCGGTGCCCTTCTGGCGCGTCGTCACCACCGGTACCTGGCTGGGCGCCACCCTCTCCACCTTCGCAGTCATGTGGACCCTCGCGCTCGGGTTCGCCTGGGTGCCGCTCTACCTGGAGGAGCAGGCCGGGTTCAGCGACGCGGAGATCAGCGCGATCGTCGGCCTGCCCGCACTGTCGATGGCCGTGCTGGTGCTCAGCGCCGGGGCTCTCGCGCACCGGCTGCTGCGGCGCGGGGTAAGTGCCCGCATCGCCCAGGGGCTGCTCGGCGCGCTGCTGCCGCTGCTCGCCGGGGTGTGCCTGCTCCTGATGACCCGGGCCGCTCCCGCCGCTCTGATGCTGCCGCTGCTGGTGGTGGCGTTCTCCGCGGGCAACGGCCAGACCCCGCTGACCAACGCGGCGATCGCGGACATCTGCCCGCCGGGCCGACGCAGCGCGGCCCTCGGACTGTCGTACGCGCTCGCCGCCCTCTCCAGCCTGCTCGCCCCCTATGTCACCGGGCGGATCATCGACGCGGCGCCCAACGAGGCCATCGGCTACGGCCGGGCCTTCGACCTGGCCGCCTGGCTGCTGATCACCGGAGCCGCGCTCTCGGTGCTCCTGATCAGACCCGACCGGGACGCCCGGGTCCTGCTCGGACACACCGCCCCAAAGCCGACCGCGTCCGCCGCGACCGCAGAGCCCTCAGCGAAGGAGTGACCCCGATGCCCGTAGACATCGCCGTCGTCGAGGGGGCCCGAACCCCGATCGGCCGGTACCAGGGCGCACTGCGCTTCCTCCCCGCCCACCGTCTCGGCGCTCTCGTGATCCAGGAGACGGTCGTCCGCGGCGGGACCGAACTCGCCGCCGTCGACGAGGTCGTCCTGGGCTGTGTCGGCCAGGTCGGCCCCGACGCCTTCAACGCCCGGCGTGCGGCCCTGGCCGCCGGGCTGCCCGTGCGGACCACCGCGTACAACGTCAACAGACTGTGCGGATCGGGTCTCCAGGCCATCTGGTCGGCCGCGCAGAGCCTCACGCTCGGCGAGGCGGACCTCGTCGTGGCCGGCGGCAACGAGTCGATGACCCGTCAGCCTCTGCTGGACTACAGCGAACGCGCCCCCGACGAAGTGCCCGGAGCGTCCACCGTCGACGGCACCCTCTCCCTGGTCACCGACCCCTTCGGGCACTACCCGATGGGCATGACGGGCGAAGTGGTGGCGGACCGGTACGGCATCTCCCGGCAGCGCCAGGACCGGTGGGCCGCCGAGAGCCAGCACCGGGCCGAAGTCGCCGCCCTTGAGGGGCGGTTCCTGGACCAGATCGTCCCCGTCGACACCCCGGACGGCATCGTCGAGCGGGACGAACACCCCCGGCCCGGCACGACGGCGGAGAAACTGGCAGCCCTGCCTGCCGTGTTCGCGCAGAACGGCACCATCACCGCCGGGAACTCCGCCGGCATCAACGACGGCGCCGCCGCCGTACTGCTGATGCGCACGGCCGACCTCGCCCCCGGCAGCACGCCGCTGTGCCGGCTGCGCGACACGGTGGTCACGGCCCTCGAACCGGAGATCATGGGCGTCGCCCCCACCGAGGCGATCCGCGCCCTGCTGCAGCGGAGCGACCTCACCCTCGACGACATCGACGTGATCGAGCTCAACGAGGCGTTCGCCGCCCAGGTCCTCGCCGTCATGGACGGACTCAAGCTCGACCCGGACCGGGTCAACCCCAACGGCGGCGCGATCGCCCTCGGCCACCCCATCGGCGCCACCGGAGCGGTACTGCTGCTCAAGGCCGCGCACGAACTGCGCCGCACCGGTGGCCGGTTCGCCGTGATCGCCCTGTGCATCGGCGGCGGCCAGGGCATCGCCGCACTGATCGAGAACCCGGGTGCCCGCCGATGAGCGCCTACGCCTGGTACCCGGCCCGCGAGCACACCGAGCACAGCAACATCGCGGCCTTCTGCCGCGCGCACGGTGTCGACGGCGGCTACCGAGCCCTGCAGGCCAGGTCCGTCGCCGACCCCGAATGGTTCTGGGAGCGGGCCGTGCCGGACATCGGCATCGTCTGGCACGAGCCCCCCAGGCGCGTCCGCGACGACACCGGAGGCATCGCGTTCACCCGCTGGTTCCCGGGCGGGCGCACCAACCTCGTGGACTCCTGCCTCGACCGCCAGATACGGCAGGGGCGCGGTGGCGCCCCCGCACTGCGCTGGGAGCGGGAGGACGGGACACGCGGAGTGCTCACCTACGGCGAAGTGGCCACGGACAGCGCCCGGGTGGCGGGCGGTCTGCGCGAGCTCGGAGTCACGGTCGGGGACCGGGTGGCCGCGTATCTGCCCCCGGGGCCCGAGGCCTTCGTCCTGCTCTTCGCGTGCGCGCGGATCGGCGCCGTCCTGGTACCGCTGTTCTCCGGTTTCGGAGCCGAGGCGATCGCGCTCCGGCTCGCCGATGCCGAGGCCCGGGTCCTGGTGACCGCGACCGCCTCCGTCCGGCACGGACGCCGGTACGACATGGAGAGCGCCGCCCGCAAGGCACTGGAGCAGGTCTCGTGCGTACGGCATCTCGTCGTCGTCCCGGAGGGCACGACCTGGCCCGATCCGGCCGCCGCCGAGCCCGCCGGAACCGTCTCACTCGCTGCCGACACCCCCTTCCTCCTGCTGCACACCTCCGGCACAACTGGCAGGCCCAAGGGCGCCGTCCACACCCACGGCGGCTTCCCGGCGCAAGTGGGCAGCGAGACGCGGTACAACCTCGACCTGCGGCCGGACGACGTCGTCTTCTGGGTGACCGACCCCGGCTGGATCATGTTCCCGCTCATCGCCGTCGGCGCCACCCTCGCCGGTGCCTGCGTCCTGGCGTACGAGGGCGCGATCGACCATCCGGACCCCGCCCGCCTGTGGCGGCTGCTCGACGACCACGAGGTCACCGTGTTCGGCAGCTCGCCCAGCCTGTCCCGCATGCTGATGGGCCGTCACCTGCCGCACCCGGGGGCACCCGCCCGGCTGCGGATCCTCGGCTCCACCGGCGAACCGTGGACCGAGGAGGCCTGGCACTGGTACTTCGCCGAGTTCGGCGGCAAACGCTGCCCGGTGATCAACATCTGCGGCGGCACCGAGGTCGGCGGCTCCCTGCTCGCCTCCGCGCCCACCCTGCCCCAGTCGCCCTGCGCCTTCGCGGGCCCGTGCCTGGGCATCGACGCGGCCGTCGAGGACGCCTCGGGCGCCGAGGTGCCCGAAGGGCAGGTCGGAGAGCTGGTCGTCCGGCAGTCGTGGCCGGGCATGACCCTGGGGCTGTGGCGGTCACGCCAACGGTTCGCCCAGGCCTACTTCGGCCGCAGGGCGGGCCGTTGGTCGCACGGGGACCTCGTCTCCCGTACCGGCGAGGAGTGGTTCGTCCACGGCCGGCTTGACGACGTCATCAAGGTGGCCGGCAAACGCCTCGGCCCCACCGAGGTGGAGGAGGCGGTCCTCGGCGACCCGGCCGTCGGAGAGGCGGCCGCGGTCGGCATACCGCACCCCGTCAAGGGCGAGGCGCTGTGGTGCTTCGCGGTCCCGGCGGCCGACGGGCCGCTCGGCGCACCGGAGTGCGAGCGGATCCGCGGGCGGGTCGCCGACGCGCTCGGCTCCGCGTTCCGGCCCAGCCGGGTGATCGCCGTGCCCCAGCTGCCCAGGACCCGCAACGGCAAGGTGATGCGGCGCCTGATCCGCGACGTGGTCACCGGCGAGAAGCCCAGCGACCTGTCCACCCTCGTCAACCCCGAGAGCCTCGACGCCCTGCGTACGGCCGTACATCACACCCCGGACCACTGACGACCAAGGGAGTTCCATGCCGACGATCGACATCCTCCTGCCCGGCTTCGCCCTCGACACCGATCAGGGCTACCCCGCCTTCTGCGGAGTGTTCCTGGTCCGTGGCCCGGATGCCGCAGGACGGCCCCGGAACATCCTCGTCGACGCCGCCCACGTCGGCCGCCGCCCCTTCCTGTGGACCGCGCTCGCCGAGCACGGCCTGTCCGCCGACGACATCGACACCGTCGTCCTCACCCACGCCCACTGGGACCACGTACAGAACATCGACCTGTTCCCCAGCGCGACCCTGGTCCTCCACCCCGACGAGCGCCGGTACGCCCACACCCCGCACGCCAACGACTGGGCCACGCCCGCCTGGACGGGACTGCTGCTCGAACAGCTCCCCGTCCGCGAGGTGCTGGACGGCGAGGAACTCATCCCCGGCGTCGCCGTCCTCGCCCTGCCCGGACACTCGCCGGGCAGCATCGGCCTGGTCGTGGACACCGAGGCGGGGCGCGCCACGATCACCGGCGACGCCCTGCACTTCGCGTACGTCGCCACGACCGGGCGCAACCCCCTCGTCTTCTGGGACGCCGACCAGGCCGAGCACAGCATCAGGCGGATCCTCGACGTGTCCGACGTGATCTATCCGGGCCACGACCGCCCGTTCCGGCTCGCCCCGGACGGCGCCATCGACTACCTGGCGCCCTTCGCGCTCACCCTGACCGGGATACGGCCCGACACCACGGGGCTCGGCTTCGCCGACTCCTCGGCCCGGCCGTCGTGGGTCATGCCGGGCATCCAGGAACAGCTCGCGCTGTACGAGAAGAACGCCGACGACAGCCGGCGCCGGATCAGCCGGGTGCCGAGGGTGGTCCGACCGGTTCCGGCTCCCCGAGCAGCCGGGCCAGGGAGCGGTTGAGCCGGGCGAAGAAGGGGCCCGGTTCCTCGCGCGGAAAGAAGTGGCC of the Streptomyces sp. NBC_00287 genome contains:
- a CDS encoding NAD(P)/FAD-dependent oxidoreductase, producing MKHRIVVLGAGYAGAYVAGNLARRLSPQDTEITVVNAEPDFVQRMRLHQLAAGREIEAPKLVDVFAGTGIRLRLARVTAVDPERQVVAVADGDGGGEFGYDTLLYALGSQGDDHGVPGVAEHAFDVAARPSARRLRERLDQLGGRGESANVVIVGDGLTGIETATEIAEARPGLSVALIARGELGTRLSAGARDHLRRACDRLGITVLENTEVEAVEAARVLCADGTALAADATVWTAGFMVSPLAAAGGLEVTENGRIIVDRTMRSVSHPNVYAVGDSVYAIGDNGRPLPMSCGSAGYTGRQAVEAIVGHLTGREIANTKLVYEGNHISLGQRDGILQMVDHEGRAKPKYMGGRKALRIKAVVLRGSLWATSHPTFGLPKRKRRLAAAPSDAATPSNASAEKRVAA
- a CDS encoding sigma-70 family RNA polymerase sigma factor; the encoded protein is MIRVDTATDRFDTSRFEASRNRLASLAYRLLGTATDAEDAVQDAFLHWQAADRQLIKVPEAWLTKVVTNLCLDRLRSAQVRRERTAGAWLPEPLLDGDPMLGPADTFEQRESVSLAVLTVMERLSPVERAVYVLREAFSYGHAEIAEILDITESASQQHLHRARRRITAARRGGGEVDAASARRIVEEFLAAASSGRTERLVALLTDDAIAVSDGAGGTAEKLLRFDTPQRIAAVVRAGLKPTAAKRRLAGGTPAIHYAVVNGAPAILFVIGDRVIGSAMFDIADGRIATVHGIAAPARLARLTEAWRRHEPDTPLIAEW
- a CDS encoding TetR/AcrR family transcriptional regulator translates to MESTSRSAFDRGPTGSAVLRESVTETIRRAVFEELAETGYARMSMEAVTRRARVGKAALYRRWPAKEAMVVELVSEAAAAHLPETAGSGSLHDDVERFVRDTMADLHHPLVGRIIPDLVAESARNPSLRDALHEAVLAPRRAAVATLVRQAVDRGELPADIDMALAVDLFGAPLYFRMLAVGGPTDDAYVTRLTHAVLAALAASR
- a CDS encoding alpha/beta hydrolase family protein produces the protein MRFLFDDTAFSFQALRTAGHAAHGGADLGEVLATCQHIPDSDEEAWCSAWTAVAERLHRIGDEALGAGHRVSAREAYLRASNYYRTADFFRVEDRESDAESDRLAGNSRQTFARAAELFDTPVLPLEIPYEDTTLPGYLFLADGTGSPQPTVIHHGGYDSTLEELYFMVGGGALRRGYHVLAFEGPGQQSVRREQGLVFRPDWEHVVAPVVDHALSRPDVDPDKLVLFGTSFGGLLAARAAAFEDRIAACVLHNGIYDFCELPLRAIPPFLGEWVTDGRDDVAGPALAVTMAQSTRVRWFLRHAMWVFGAKTPAEALRACAPYNLDHVAEHITCATLVLDAENDVICCGEAQRVHDALRCAKDLMVFTAAEGAGEHCQEGAALRFHQRVFDWLDERLGRI
- a CDS encoding MFS transporter is translated as MTLEAESRPAEADGTRRRARTVLAVLALFIVINAADKAVLGLTAGPIKDELDLTATEFGTIASGFYLLFSLSAVSVGFLGDRIRPRPLLAVLALVWAAAQLPILLPAAGFGALVATRVMLGAGEGPGYPLANYTAFTWYPEKRRALPSAVVVAGGAGGSVLAAPLVILVSETLGWRAAFGLLGAAGLLWTVLWLRLGGGGPYTARLGPGDEPSAVNDAVPFWRVVTTGTWLGATLSTFAVMWTLALGFAWVPLYLEEQAGFSDAEISAIVGLPALSMAVLVLSAGALAHRLLRRGVSARIAQGLLGALLPLLAGVCLLLMTRAAPAALMLPLLVVAFSAGNGQTPLTNAAIADICPPGRRSAALGLSYALAALSSLLAPYVTGRIIDAAPNEAIGYGRAFDLAAWLLITGAALSVLLIRPDRDARVLLGHTAPKPTASAATAEPSAKE
- a CDS encoding thiolase family protein, producing the protein MPVDIAVVEGARTPIGRYQGALRFLPAHRLGALVIQETVVRGGTELAAVDEVVLGCVGQVGPDAFNARRAALAAGLPVRTTAYNVNRLCGSGLQAIWSAAQSLTLGEADLVVAGGNESMTRQPLLDYSERAPDEVPGASTVDGTLSLVTDPFGHYPMGMTGEVVADRYGISRQRQDRWAAESQHRAEVAALEGRFLDQIVPVDTPDGIVERDEHPRPGTTAEKLAALPAVFAQNGTITAGNSAGINDGAAAVLLMRTADLAPGSTPLCRLRDTVVTALEPEIMGVAPTEAIRALLQRSDLTLDDIDVIELNEAFAAQVLAVMDGLKLDPDRVNPNGGAIALGHPIGATGAVLLLKAAHELRRTGGRFAVIALCIGGGQGIAALIENPGARR
- a CDS encoding AMP-binding protein yields the protein MSAYAWYPAREHTEHSNIAAFCRAHGVDGGYRALQARSVADPEWFWERAVPDIGIVWHEPPRRVRDDTGGIAFTRWFPGGRTNLVDSCLDRQIRQGRGGAPALRWEREDGTRGVLTYGEVATDSARVAGGLRELGVTVGDRVAAYLPPGPEAFVLLFACARIGAVLVPLFSGFGAEAIALRLADAEARVLVTATASVRHGRRYDMESAARKALEQVSCVRHLVVVPEGTTWPDPAAAEPAGTVSLAADTPFLLLHTSGTTGRPKGAVHTHGGFPAQVGSETRYNLDLRPDDVVFWVTDPGWIMFPLIAVGATLAGACVLAYEGAIDHPDPARLWRLLDDHEVTVFGSSPSLSRMLMGRHLPHPGAPARLRILGSTGEPWTEEAWHWYFAEFGGKRCPVINICGGTEVGGSLLASAPTLPQSPCAFAGPCLGIDAAVEDASGAEVPEGQVGELVVRQSWPGMTLGLWRSRQRFAQAYFGRRAGRWSHGDLVSRTGEEWFVHGRLDDVIKVAGKRLGPTEVEEAVLGDPAVGEAAAVGIPHPVKGEALWCFAVPAADGPLGAPECERIRGRVADALGSAFRPSRVIAVPQLPRTRNGKVMRRLIRDVVTGEKPSDLSTLVNPESLDALRTAVHHTPDH
- a CDS encoding MBL fold metallo-hydrolase, whose product is MPTIDILLPGFALDTDQGYPAFCGVFLVRGPDAAGRPRNILVDAAHVGRRPFLWTALAEHGLSADDIDTVVLTHAHWDHVQNIDLFPSATLVLHPDERRYAHTPHANDWATPAWTGLLLEQLPVREVLDGEELIPGVAVLALPGHSPGSIGLVVDTEAGRATITGDALHFAYVATTGRNPLVFWDADQAEHSIRRILDVSDVIYPGHDRPFRLAPDGAIDYLAPFALTLTGIRPDTTGLGFADSSARPSWVMPGIQEQLALYEKNADDSRRRISRVPRVVRPVPAPRAAGPGSG